From one Ignisphaera cupida genomic stretch:
- a CDS encoding metal-dependent hydrolase, whose translation MKRSTHNIFSFAIGLWLAEALPITSYLIVNTITVVALSTFVNWFIDSIGGHNRYRRTPYTHSLLGVLLVSTIVAILINLLILSTKIAISHQIIQKIFVISLVIGLSHLLLDSLTADGIVLMWPFIKKRFAFTKMRFDNKLLNGLTTLISIMLLALYINYKIA comes from the coding sequence ATGAAAAGAAGCACTCATAACATTTTTAGTTTCGCCATTGGATTGTGGCTTGCAGAAGCTCTTCCCATAACAAGCTATTTAATAGTTAACACAATTACTGTAGTTGCTCTATCAACATTTGTGAACTGGTTCATAGATTCGATAGGAGGTCACAACAGATATAGGAGAACACCATATACACATTCACTACTTGGTGTACTTCTAGTTTCCACCATCGTTGCTATCCTGATAAACCTATTGATTCTTTCCACAAAAATTGCTATTTCACATCAAATTATTCAAAAAATTTTTGTTATATCTCTTGTCATTGGGTTATCCCATTTGCTACTAGATTCTCTAACAGCTGATGGAATAGTGCTTATGTGGCCATTTATAAAAAAGAGATTTGCTTTTACAAAAATGAGATTCGATAACAAGTTGTTAAATGGATTAACAACACTAATTTCGATTATGCTTTTAGCACTTTACATAAACTATAAAATCGCATAA
- a CDS encoding B3/B4 domain-containing protein, producing the protein MASNLCSELGRILHVDDDAKKLGIFVSYTISWLVEEKPFASYPFEDDVKNLLDYLKNRYTLDSLKNDAVVRAYRDFFWRIGIDPTKVRPASEALVRRGLRGSFPRISPVVDAGNIASAYTMVPIGMYDLAYASPPFRITISRGGEVFKPIGGGEERLGKGIPIFVDSKNLVMHIYPHRDSVETMIRNTTREVLIVGAGVPNVETNLVKKAVEIVAQLLEKIGWSWCRYIELK; encoded by the coding sequence ATGGCTTCGAATCTTTGTAGCGAACTGGGAAGAATTCTCCATGTTGATGATGATGCTAAAAAGCTTGGAATATTTGTTTCATATACCATTTCATGGCTTGTTGAGGAAAAGCCTTTTGCGTCGTACCCATTTGAAGATGATGTTAAAAATCTTTTGGATTATCTGAAAAACAGATATACATTGGATAGCCTGAAAAATGATGCTGTTGTTAGAGCATATAGAGACTTTTTCTGGAGAATAGGAATTGACCCTACAAAGGTTAGACCAGCTAGTGAAGCTCTTGTTAGAAGGGGTTTGAGAGGATCTTTTCCAAGAATAAGTCCTGTTGTTGATGCTGGCAACATAGCATCTGCTTATACAATGGTGCCAATAGGTATGTATGACTTGGCATATGCTTCTCCACCATTTAGAATAACTATTAGTAGAGGTGGTGAGGTGTTTAAACCTATTGGTGGAGGTGAGGAGAGACTTGGAAAAGGTATACCAATATTTGTAGATTCAAAGAATTTGGTTATGCATATATATCCTCATAGGGATAGTGTAGAGACTATGATAAGAAACACAACAAGAGAAGTTCTTATTGTTGGTGCTGGTGTTCCAAACGTTGAAACAAATCTTGTTAAAAAAGCTGTTGAAATTGTTGCTCAGTTGCTTGAAAAAATTGGTTGGAGTTGGTGTCGCTACATAGAATTGAAGTAG
- a CDS encoding adenylate kinase, translating into MKLVFIGPPGIGKGTYAKMLNQKYGIPHISTGDIFREEISKGTELGMKIKQYVEKGLLVPDEIVVEVVKSVLQRPECRKGFILDGFPRTIKQAEALDQITTIDAVFLFEAPVEVIIERVSGRLICPNCGAIYNIKWKPPKVPGICDVCGHKLIRRKDDEPEVVRTRYQVYKQTFQPVIEYYRRKGILIEIDSSRDATIVVADIERILREKGILKG; encoded by the coding sequence ATGAAACTAGTTTTCATAGGACCTCCTGGAATAGGGAAGGGAACATATGCTAAGATGCTAAATCAAAAATATGGCATTCCACACATATCAACAGGTGATATATTCAGAGAGGAAATTTCCAAGGGCACAGAGCTTGGCATGAAGATAAAGCAGTATGTGGAAAAAGGGCTTTTGGTACCTGACGAAATTGTTGTAGAAGTTGTTAAAAGTGTTCTTCAAAGACCTGAGTGTAGAAAGGGGTTTATACTTGATGGATTTCCAAGAACAATTAAACAAGCTGAGGCACTAGATCAAATAACAACAATTGATGCTGTATTCTTGTTTGAAGCTCCTGTAGAGGTTATTATAGAGAGAGTATCTGGCAGGCTCATATGCCCCAACTGTGGTGCTATATACAATATTAAGTGGAAACCTCCAAAGGTTCCTGGAATATGTGATGTTTGTGGCCACAAGCTTATTAGAAGAAAAGATGATGAGCCAGAGGTTGTTAGAACAAGGTATCAAGTGTATAAGCAAACATTTCAACCTGTTATAGAGTATTACAGAAGGAAGGGGATTCTGATAGAGATTGACTCATCTAGAGATGCAACAATTGTTGTTGCAGATATTGAACGTATACTAAGGGAGAAGGGAATATTGAAGGGGTAG
- a CDS encoding mechanosensitive ion channel family protein, giving the protein MEARKRVVMAFVILIVIAIAIKVFEASITYLPKEFANFYQNYKGALNSIVIVVAGIIIIQLFASASMIWLKGFKEAYFIRNVILVVGYILLAIAIVSSLGIGGEGLLASATFSGLVFGLALQPVLSNFFSGLLILLSGYLKPGQMVRIAGAIPLSLLAFPAYKFFSRDYIIPSLKGQVIEIGFMYTKILDVDGQIVKIPNTMLFSSSIVIEKSSESKVIQVRYEFPVMCNPDDVLMRLHKKVSAILKDYRLYIEEQTDKQYYIVLLIAEAPPKVKTREFRSAILKEFIKTHRELINERICQSM; this is encoded by the coding sequence ATGGAGGCTAGAAAAAGAGTTGTAATGGCTTTTGTCATTCTAATAGTAATTGCTATTGCGATTAAGGTTTTCGAAGCTTCTATAACCTATTTACCAAAGGAATTTGCAAACTTCTATCAAAACTATAAAGGAGCTTTGAATTCTATAGTTATTGTTGTAGCAGGTATCATAATAATTCAGCTTTTTGCATCAGCTTCAATGATATGGCTAAAAGGGTTTAAAGAAGCTTACTTCATTAGAAATGTGATATTGGTTGTTGGCTATATTCTACTTGCTATAGCAATTGTTTCTAGTCTTGGCATTGGGGGAGAAGGTCTTTTAGCAAGTGCAACATTCTCTGGTCTTGTTTTTGGTCTTGCTTTACAGCCAGTTCTATCAAACTTCTTCTCCGGTCTTCTCATACTCTTGTCTGGCTATTTGAAGCCTGGGCAAATGGTTAGAATAGCTGGTGCAATACCATTATCACTTTTAGCATTTCCAGCATATAAATTCTTTAGCAGAGATTATATAATTCCAAGTTTAAAGGGTCAGGTAATAGAAATAGGCTTTATGTACACAAAAATTCTTGATGTTGATGGGCAAATAGTTAAAATACCAAACACCATGCTTTTTAGTAGTAGCATAGTTATTGAGAAATCTAGTGAAAGCAAAGTTATACAGGTAAGATATGAGTTTCCAGTGATGTGCAATCCCGACGATGTTTTGATGAGACTTCACAAAAAAGTTTCAGCAATTCTAAAAGATTATAGGCTATACATAGAAGAGCAGACAGATAAACAATACTACATAGTTTTATTGATAGCAGAAGCACCTCCCAAGGTAAAAACAAGAGAATTTAGATCAGCAATTCTGAAAGAGTTTATCAAAACCCATAGAGAGCTTATCAACGAAAGAATTTGTCAAAGTATGTAA